GCACAATGTCGCCGCCTCCACCGATTCCGAGGATCAGGGCGCGCTTTGTGCTTAGGCCAAGTTCTACGATGCTTTTTCGAAAAGGGGAGTCTTGAGGCATAGCTCTTTATAGCAGAAACTCTTCCCTGAGCGTCACAAACCCAAACTTGCAGACATGAAGACACGACCCCTAGGACAATCCGGAATCGAAACCTCAATCATAGGTGTGGGTACCTGGGCAATCGGCGGATGGAGCTGGGGTGGCACGGATGAGGGGGCCTCCATTCGCGCGATTCATGCATCGTTTGATCGAGGTATAAATCTGATCGATACGGCCCCAATCTACGGGCAAGGGGTATCGGAGGAAATTGTCGGGAAGGCTTTGGTCGATCGCCGGGACAAGGCTATTTTGGCCACGAAATGTGGGTTGCGCTGGGATAGTGAGGACGGCGAATTTTCTTTCACAGATGGAACGATCAAAGTCTATCGCAACAACGCGCCCGATGCCATCCGCGAAGAATTAGAACGTAGCTTGAAGCGGCTGCAGACCGATGTGATTGATCTCTATCAAACGCATTGGCAGGAGTCCATTACGCCCTATGAGGATACCATGGCCGAACTCCTCAAGATGAAGCAGGAGGGGAAGATCCGGGCCATCGGTGTCAGCAACGTATCCACGGATATTTTAGGCGCCTACCGCGATGCTGGGCTGGTCGATAGCATCCAGGAGAAATTCAGCATGGTGGACATGCGTCATGTTGAGAATGGGCTCATTCCCTATGCCAAAGAACACAATGTGGCGGTGCTCGCTTATTCACCGCTGGATATGGGTCTCCTGACAGGAAAAATTGGACCGGAGCGTCAATTTCCCGAAGATGACATTCGCCATGGCAATCCACGTTTCTCTGTCGAAAGTCGGGAAAAAGTGGCCGTGCTGCTCGCTGACTTGCAGCCCTTCGCCGAGGAACTGGGCCTCACGATGACTCAACTCGTCATCGCCTGGAGCGCCACCTATCCGGGGGTGACTCACTTGCTCTGTGGTGCCCGCAACGCGCAACAAGCCGAAGAAAATGCCGAGGCGGCGAGCATCGATTTGGATTCAGGCGTGGTGGGCAAAATAACCGCTATCGTGGAGCAACACGCGGTCAGCCTACCGGATCCGTTTGGAGGTGAGGATTAATTGATCCGCTAATGGACGCGAATGCACGCTAATGTTAGGGTGCCGTTGTTTTTCTCGAAGACCGGGAGGTCCGATTATCTAGCTAATTTTTAGCGCCCGTTGAAAGTCTTTAGATCGATTCAAGCCAACCACCTCTCCTGTTTCACCCCCAAAAGATTCGCGTTTATCCGCGTGTATTAGCGGATTTCTTCCCTTAAAAGCTAAAACGCTCGCGGAATTCTCGGTGATTGAGTTCTAGGAAGGTGGGCTTGCCTTCGGGATCGGTTAGGGGGTTTTGGCAGGATAGTAAGGTGGTGGCGAGCGCTGTGTGGCTCTGTGCTGGATCGGACTGACGCGGCGTGCGAGCTAGGCGGAAGCGGCTTGAGAATCGGGCGAGGGTGTCAGCAGTGAGGGACTTTTGGCGTTCGGAAACTTTTAGGTTTCCGCCCACGAGATCATCGATCAGTGCCTGGAAATAGGGATCGACATCGCTCTCCTCTAACCAGCTCGGATAGGCGCTGATACGGTAGAAGTTGCGGCCGAAGGGTTCGACTTCGAAGCCGACTTGAGCGAGCAGAGGTATCTGCGCTTCCAGAATTTGGGCTGCCACCGGGGGGAGATCGAGCGGTTGGGGGATCAGGAGACGCTGACTGGAGGGCTGCTCGGAGTAGGTCGACTGCAGAACCTGCTCATACAGCACGCGGGCGCGGGCACGCGGGGGATATAGAATAATGAGGCCCTGGGAGGTTTCGAAGAGCATATAGCGCTCGTTGAGCCAGCCTTTGGGAATCCAATCGATTTTTGGGGTGGGTTTATCTCGATTCGTGTCTCTTGCACGCTGTGTTTCTGGAACGGGAGCGGGCCTGCTGGGCACGGGTTGTGGTTGGGCTTGGGGAATGGGAGTTACATTGATCGATGCGACGGGACGGGGCGAAGGTGTGACTGGAATGGGCTGAGGTGTTGTTTCGGGAGTTTTCGGTTGAATGGGTTCGACCCGATTTACCTGTCCTAAGTCCGGCGTCGAGCGTTCCACTGCCTCGCGGAGCACCCCGATGATCGTTTCCATGACTGTGCCGCGCACCAGGGCCTCGTCGCGAAAGCGAATTTCGCGCTTCGAGGGATGGACATTCACGTCGACGGCATCGGGGGGCACATCGACTGTCAGAAATGCTAGGGGGTAGCGCCCTTTAGGAATGAATGAATGATAGCTCTCGATGAGGGCGTAGTAAAGGGCGCGACTATCGACGGGGCGGCCGTTTACGAGGGTAATCATCTCCTGGCGAGTGGACCGGGCGACGCCCGGTTTGCTAATCAAGCCATGTATGTGGATGCCCGATTCCTCGCGTTCGACGGGGATAAGGTCCCGAGCAATACGACGCCCCCAGATCTCTGCCACACGATCACGCAGATCGCGGCAGACAGGGGACTGAAATTGAGTCCGTCCGTTTTCGACGATGGTGAAGGCCACTTCGGGATGAGCCACGGCATATTGGCGCATGAGCTGAGTGATGTGGGCGGCCTCAGTATTGTCAGTTTTCAGAAACTTGCGGCGCACAGGAACCGAGTGGAACAAGCTCGACACTTCGATGCGGGTGCC
The nucleotide sequence above comes from Opitutales bacterium. Encoded proteins:
- a CDS encoding aldo/keto reductase — translated: MKTRPLGQSGIETSIIGVGTWAIGGWSWGGTDEGASIRAIHASFDRGINLIDTAPIYGQGVSEEIVGKALVDRRDKAILATKCGLRWDSEDGEFSFTDGTIKVYRNNAPDAIREELERSLKRLQTDVIDLYQTHWQESITPYEDTMAELLKMKQEGKIRAIGVSNVSTDILGAYRDAGLVDSIQEKFSMVDMRHVENGLIPYAKEHNVAVLAYSPLDMGLLTGKIGPERQFPEDDIRHGNPRFSVESREKVAVLLADLQPFAEELGLTMTQLVIAWSATYPGVTHLLCGARNAQQAEENAEAASIDLDSGVVGKITAIVEQHAVSLPDPFGGED
- the mutL gene encoding DNA mismatch repair endonuclease MutL, which produces MSRIQILPDKVANQIAAGEVIERPAAAVKELVENSLDAGATRIEVEFRNGGKSYLRIEDDGYGMTPEEALISLKRHATSKIRDSKDLFAINSFGFRGEALPSIASVSKFTLRTRPKEAQSGTEILVNAGQVMHQKEIGMAPGTRIEVSSLFHSVPVRRKFLKTDNTEAAHITQLMRQYAVAHPEVAFTIVENGRTQFQSPVCRDLRDRVAEIWGRRIARDLIPVEREESGIHIHGLISKPGVARSTRQEMITLVNGRPVDSRALYYALIESYHSFIPKGRYPLAFLTVDVPPDAVDVNVHPSKREIRFRDEALVRGTVMETIIGVLREAVERSTPDLGQVNRVEPIQPKTPETTPQPIPVTPSPRPVASINVTPIPQAQPQPVPSRPAPVPETQRARDTNRDKPTPKIDWIPKGWLNERYMLFETSQGLIILYPPRARARVLYEQVLQSTYSEQPSSQRLLIPQPLDLPPVAAQILEAQIPLLAQVGFEVEPFGRNFYRISAYPSWLEESDVDPYFQALIDDLVGGNLKVSERQKSLTADTLARFSSRFRLARTPRQSDPAQSHTALATTLLSCQNPLTDPEGKPTFLELNHREFRERFSF